The following proteins come from a genomic window of Pseudomonadota bacterium:
- a CDS encoding GspE/PulE family protein, translated as MLGDALHIYEKLLSDNSFTDSTEFKHIQEKVNQIKKEVDNSKKISTPDLSASDINIIEKSITNTGNIKDIINNALALKELGLARKSSIEFEKLLKFDCSKEGYTPFTIITEMLLNLFKVEPFNTVLEKANKTISENKLKPTDISQIKLWLGKELAKKDHNDIAISLFKEATDLDPNNAEASKKLSAMLSSSSNNSKFDLLLSSSLVTQDQLQKALDLSKKTGKSIESVLMETFNIEKQDIGKSLSLYYNCPFKSFDPSLPVPVELIGKLKKSFLLHYTWVPLTWEKNYIEILVDDPKDLRKTDYIKALMANQRIKFSIGIKEDIIKYIAYFFSADKSSEPMESNLDNLDLLIPEFSFEEEEEEIDTSKDIDESSSQVVRLVDQIIVTAYRKEVSDIHFEPSPITKKISVRFRMDGVCNEYLQVPITMAPAVISRLKIMAGLDIAERRLPQDGKIKMNRRGIPTFELRMSTMPTAGGYEDTVLRILAKAGAMKVDDMGLNERNLKILKKIISMPYGLVLAVGPTGSGKTTTLHSALGHINKPEIKIWTAEDPIEITQLGLRQVEVKPRIGLDFSRVMRGFLRLDPDVIMIGEMRDKETASIGIEASLTGHLVFSTLHTNSAPETVTRLLDMGLNPLNFSDAFLGVLAQRLTRRLCAKCKKAFNPSKDEFYELVTEYGEDKFEATGIKYSSDLVLYTPAGCEACSGSGYKGRMGIHELMEGTPTTKSLIKKAANTEELFTQAYKDGMTTLKQDGIVKVIKGMTSIDEVRRVCIN; from the coding sequence ATGTTAGGTGATGCTTTGCATATTTATGAAAAATTACTGTCAGACAATTCTTTTACTGATTCAACAGAATTCAAACATATTCAAGAAAAAGTAAACCAGATAAAAAAAGAAGTTGATAACAGTAAAAAAATCTCAACACCCGATTTATCAGCAAGTGATATTAACATAATTGAAAAATCGATAACAAACACAGGAAATATTAAAGATATTATTAATAATGCACTTGCTCTTAAAGAGCTTGGTCTTGCAAGAAAGTCCTCTATAGAATTTGAAAAATTACTAAAATTCGATTGCTCAAAAGAAGGGTATACCCCGTTTACAATAATTACTGAAATGCTTTTAAATCTGTTTAAAGTTGAACCTTTTAATACAGTCCTTGAAAAAGCAAATAAAACCATTAGTGAAAACAAACTTAAACCTACAGATATATCTCAGATAAAATTATGGCTTGGCAAGGAACTGGCTAAAAAAGACCACAATGATATTGCAATTTCATTATTCAAGGAAGCAACGGATCTTGACCCTAATAATGCAGAGGCATCGAAAAAACTAAGTGCCATGCTATCTAGTTCTTCCAATAATTCTAAATTTGATCTTCTTCTCAGCTCATCATTAGTTACTCAGGATCAGCTCCAAAAAGCTCTGGATCTTTCAAAGAAAACCGGTAAAAGCATCGAATCGGTTCTGATGGAAACTTTCAATATTGAGAAACAGGACATAGGCAAATCCCTTTCATTATATTATAATTGTCCTTTTAAAAGTTTTGACCCATCGTTGCCCGTTCCTGTTGAGCTTATAGGAAAACTGAAAAAATCTTTTCTTCTTCATTATACTTGGGTTCCGTTAACCTGGGAAAAGAACTATATAGAAATTCTTGTAGATGATCCGAAAGATCTTAGAAAAACAGATTATATAAAGGCTTTGATGGCAAATCAAAGAATAAAATTTTCTATAGGAATCAAAGAAGATATAATAAAATATATAGCATATTTCTTTTCAGCAGACAAATCTTCTGAACCAATGGAATCAAACCTTGATAATCTTGATCTTCTTATACCTGAATTTTCTTTTGAAGAAGAGGAAGAAGAAATTGATACAAGCAAAGATATCGATGAATCTTCCAGCCAGGTAGTAAGGCTTGTTGATCAGATCATTGTAACAGCTTACAGAAAAGAAGTCTCCGATATCCATTTTGAGCCCTCCCCTATTACCAAAAAGATCAGTGTCCGTTTCAGAATGGACGGCGTTTGCAATGAATACCTCCAGGTTCCAATTACAATGGCACCGGCTGTTATTTCAAGGCTGAAAATTATGGCCGGCCTTGATATTGCCGAAAGACGGCTCCCACAGGATGGAAAGATCAAAATGAACCGCAGAGGTATACCTACATTTGAGCTGCGCATGTCTACCATGCCCACTGCGGGCGGTTACGAAGATACGGTTTTAAGAATTCTTGCAAAAGCAGGCGCAATGAAGGTTGATGATATGGGCCTTAATGAACGCAATTTAAAAATTTTAAAAAAGATCATCAGCATGCCATACGGGCTTGTACTAGCTGTAGGCCCCACCGGTTCCGGCAAAACTACAACTCTTCATTCCGCTCTTGGCCACATTAATAAACCGGAAATAAAAATATGGACAGCAGAAGATCCTATTGAAATCACTCAGCTAGGTTTGCGCCAAGTTGAAGTCAAGCCAAGAATAGGACTCGATTTTTCAAGGGTTATGCGCGGTTTTCTACGCCTTGATCCCGATGTTATCATGATTGGTGAAATGAGGGACAAAGAAACAGCTTCCATAGGTATAGAAGCATCCTTAACAGGCCATCTTGTCTTTTCGACTCTTCACACAAACAGCGCTCCGGAAACTGTAACCAGGCTTCTTGATATGGGACTTAATCCTCTTAATTTTTCAGATGCATTCTTAGGTGTTCTGGCGCAAAGATTAACAAGAAGATTATGTGCAAAGTGCAAAAAAGCATTCAATCCCTCAAAAGATGAATTTTATGAATTAGTTACTGAATACGGAGAAGATAAGTTTGAAGCAACGGGTATAAAATATTCATCTGATCTTGTTTTATATACACCGGCAGGATGTGAGGCCTGCTCCGGATCAGGATATAAAGGAAGAATGGGAATACATGAACTTATGGAAGGCACACCCACAACAAAGAGTCTTATAAAAAAAGCTGCAAATACGGAAGAACTTTTTACGCAGGCCTATAAAGATGGAATGACAACCTTAAAACAAGACGGAATAGTTAAGGTCATTAAAGGAATGACCAGTATAGACGAAGTCAGAAGAGTCTGTATAAACTGA
- a CDS encoding 30S ribosomal protein S1: protein MENQVNSNTNEDQNQEDMLDSKSADNDKVQEMDFGSDTSDEIMSEQEKSQEENQEESMETLMDMYDESFKRFQEGEVVSGRVISIDKDYVLVDIGYKSEGQIKIYEFKDEDGKVNIEPGDTVEVMVEWWDDEEERVILSKEKAEKVKVWDDIKKAHDDDGTIEGVILSRVKGGFSVDVGVQAFLPGSQADLRPIRNLDELVGKTFAFKILKYNRKRSNVVLSRRAILEQDRDSKRTATLSTIFEDKITEGFVKNITEYGVFVDLGGVDGLLHITDISWGRIKHPAEMFAVGDKITVKILSIDKEKERVSLGMKQLVEDPWIRASEKYPIGERVTGKVVSLTDYGAFVELEEGIEGLIHVSEMSWARKVRHPSKIFSVGEMVESVVLDIKPENRRISLGVKQVVPNPWDIISENYPVGTTIEGKVKNITDFGIFVGIDEGIDGLIHISDISWTKRIKHPSELYKKGDVIQAVVLAIEKENERFSLGIKQLQKDPWETVSTRYTVGKEIVGTITNVTDFGIFVELEEGIEGLVHVSEISKEKIKTPVGKYNLGEVLNAKVMNINSVERRIGLSIKRLQMDNDQNVLTDYISNMKPATSAFGEILRENLQEKLNGE from the coding sequence ATGGAAAATCAGGTTAACTCGAATACAAACGAAGATCAAAATCAGGAAGACATGTTGGATTCCAAATCAGCAGACAATGACAAAGTTCAGGAAATGGATTTTGGGTCTGATACATCGGATGAAATAATGTCTGAACAAGAAAAAAGCCAAGAAGAAAACCAAGAAGAAAGTATGGAAACGCTTATGGATATGTATGATGAAAGTTTTAAGCGTTTTCAGGAAGGTGAAGTTGTCAGCGGAAGGGTTATTTCCATAGACAAAGATTATGTTTTGGTCGATATTGGCTATAAGTCTGAAGGACAGATAAAAATATATGAGTTTAAGGATGAAGACGGCAAGGTTAATATTGAGCCGGGAGATACCGTAGAAGTTATGGTGGAATGGTGGGATGACGAAGAAGAAAGGGTTATTCTGTCAAAAGAGAAGGCCGAGAAAGTCAAGGTATGGGATGATATTAAGAAAGCGCATGATGATGACGGAACTATAGAAGGTGTTATATTAAGCCGCGTTAAAGGCGGTTTTTCCGTTGATGTCGGGGTGCAGGCTTTTCTGCCGGGTTCTCAGGCCGATTTACGCCCTATACGCAATCTTGATGAACTTGTAGGGAAAACGTTTGCTTTTAAGATATTAAAGTATAACAGAAAACGAAGTAACGTTGTTCTTTCAAGAAGAGCTATTCTGGAGCAAGATCGCGATAGCAAAAGAACAGCTACTCTTTCTACAATTTTCGAGGATAAAATTACTGAAGGCTTTGTTAAAAATATTACTGAATATGGAGTGTTTGTTGATCTTGGAGGTGTTGATGGCCTCCTGCATATTACAGACATCTCATGGGGCAGAATCAAGCATCCTGCCGAAATGTTTGCCGTTGGAGACAAGATTACAGTAAAAATTCTGAGCATAGACAAGGAAAAGGAAAGAGTGTCCCTTGGCATGAAACAGCTTGTTGAGGATCCATGGATAAGGGCTTCGGAAAAATACCCCATTGGCGAACGGGTTACCGGCAAAGTCGTTAGCCTGACAGATTATGGTGCTTTTGTTGAGCTTGAAGAAGGTATTGAAGGGCTTATTCATGTTTCTGAAATGTCATGGGCCCGAAAAGTACGCCATCCTTCCAAGATATTTTCTGTCGGTGAAATGGTTGAATCAGTCGTCCTTGATATCAAACCTGAAAACAGGCGGATTTCTCTTGGTGTAAAACAAGTTGTTCCGAATCCTTGGGATATAATAAGCGAAAACTATCCGGTTGGAACTACTATTGAAGGTAAAGTAAAAAATATAACCGATTTTGGAATTTTTGTAGGTATTGATGAAGGTATTGATGGCCTTATTCATATTTCGGATATTTCGTGGACCAAACGCATAAAGCATCCTTCTGAACTTTATAAAAAAGGGGATGTTATCCAGGCCGTGGTTTTGGCAATAGAAAAAGAAAATGAAAGATTCTCATTGGGTATAAAGCAGCTTCAGAAAGATCCGTGGGAAACAGTCAGCACGCGTTATACTGTTGGAAAAGAAATTGTAGGAACAATAACGAATGTAACTGATTTTGGTATATTTGTAGAGCTTGAAGAAGGAATAGAGGGGCTTGTCCATGTTTCTGAAATCAGTAAAGAGAAGATCAAAACTCCTGTTGGAAAATACAATCTTGGAGAAGTGTTAAACGCTAAAGTTATGAATATAAACAGCGTAGAAAGAAGAATAGGTCTTTCCATCAAACGACTCCAAATGGATAATGATCAGAATGTTCTTACAGATTACATAAGTAATATGAAACCAGCGACGTCTGCTTTCGGGGAGATTTTGCGGGAAAATCTTCAGGAAAAATTAAACGGAGAATAA
- the sppA gene encoding signal peptide peptidase SppA — protein sequence MFSRRHPFLFFILVSSSVFFATIFGISMLVFLGTRDSDFNIGEKVGVIEILGVITDSKEIVNNIKKYRENDSIKAIVLRIDSPGGAVGPSQEIFREVRKTIGKKKIITSMGSVAASGGYYIAAGTDGIMANPGTITGSIGVIIGFTNFEEILQKIGLYPVVVKSGEYKDIGSPVRKMTEKEKILLQDFVDDTHMQFVGAVSKGRNMDVAKVKAIADGRIFTGQMAKNLGLVDRLGNIEDAIEWAGRLGGIKGKISAVYSKKADSSFLEYFIESSAKKIVSRVANPEFFAGYILKSPL from the coding sequence ATGTTTTCACGAAGACACCCATTCCTATTTTTTATCTTAGTATCTTCATCTGTCTTTTTTGCGACGATTTTTGGTATTTCCATGCTTGTTTTTCTTGGAACACGTGATTCCGATTTTAATATAGGAGAAAAGGTTGGAGTTATTGAAATATTAGGTGTGATTACCGATTCCAAGGAAATAGTTAATAATATCAAGAAATATCGCGAGAACGATTCTATAAAGGCTATTGTTTTAAGGATAGATTCCCCTGGTGGGGCCGTAGGCCCGTCCCAGGAAATATTCCGGGAAGTCAGGAAAACAATCGGAAAAAAGAAAATTATTACTTCAATGGGCAGTGTTGCAGCTTCAGGAGGATATTATATTGCTGCCGGCACGGATGGTATAATGGCCAATCCGGGTACTATAACCGGCAGTATAGGGGTAATAATCGGTTTTACTAATTTTGAAGAAATTTTGCAAAAAATAGGTTTATATCCGGTTGTAGTCAAAAGTGGTGAATATAAAGATATAGGATCTCCTGTACGTAAAATGACGGAAAAAGAAAAGATATTGCTTCAGGATTTTGTTGATGATACGCATATGCAGTTTGTTGGTGCCGTTTCCAAAGGGCGCAATATGGATGTCGCCAAAGTGAAAGCTATCGCAGATGGGCGGATTTTTACCGGACAAATGGCAAAAAATCTTGGTCTTGTTGATCGTCTTGGCAACATTGAGGATGCAATAGAATGGGCTGGCCGATTAGGAGGAATTAAAGGAAAAATATCCGCTGTCTATTCTAAAAAAGCTGATAGCTCTTTTTTAGAATATTTCATTGAATCTTCCGCTAAAAAAATTGTTAGCCGTGTAGCAAATCCGGAGTTTTTTGCAGGCTATATTCTAAAATCCCCTCTTTAG